TCGATACCTCAAACTTCAAAGAAGCAAAAGATATAAGCGAAATAACTCAAGAAAATCTTTTTGAAACTATCGAAAACATCAAGCCAGACAGAAACGACCTTGACTTACTTTTTGAAGTTATCTTAAATCTTGGACTTGAACTAACTCTAAAAATCGAAACAAAAGAGATTTTGGACAAAAAAGTCTATTTTGTAGAACAAAACTCCCTTATAGCCTGCTTTGATGATAACATAGACGACACTTTAGCCAAAGAGTTAGCTACTTATGAGCCATTAAAAGTAGTCTTAAAAGATAGCAGCTTCAAAAGCGATAGCGATAAAATCAATTTCGAACAAACTTTTAAAGAACTCAGCCCAGAGAGTGACATTTGGGTGGTGTAAAGGAAAAGCTATGATAACAAAAATCATTATGAAAAATATCGCTACTTATGATGAAATTGGTGTAGAAATTAAAGATTTAAAAAAGGTAAATTTTTTCTTTGGTTATAATGGCACAGGAAAATCAACAGTTGCTAAATATTTGTATAATTTAACATTAGAAGAACATAAGCAAGATTCAAGATTTAACAATTGTAATCATGCTGGATATAATAAAGAAGAGCATC
This Nitrosophilus labii DNA region includes the following protein-coding sequences:
- a CDS encoding AAA family ATPase, whose translation is MITKIIMKNIATYDEIGVEIKDLKKVNFFFGYNGTGKSTVAKYLYNLTLEEHKQDSRFNNCNHAGYNKEEHQILVFNEDFIQRNFIESNS